In the genome of Coraliomargarita algicola, one region contains:
- a CDS encoding SGNH/GDSL hydrolase family protein: MDIWLGDGDWDLITFNFGIHDRRASDAAYEKRLVQIVKRLKATDAKLVWVNTTPVPEGANEYVAGAVDRLNKVAAAIMKEQNIPVLDMNRAITPLLAQYQLPENCHFKEEGYQFMGKLLADKVLAELPSSTENSQ; this comes from the coding sequence TTGGATATCTGGCTGGGTGACGGCGACTGGGATTTGATCACGTTTAATTTTGGGATCCATGATCGTCGTGCTTCAGACGCGGCCTACGAGAAGCGGCTTGTGCAAATCGTTAAGCGGCTCAAGGCGACGGATGCCAAGTTGGTGTGGGTCAATACCACTCCGGTGCCAGAGGGAGCCAATGAGTATGTGGCAGGGGCTGTCGATCGCTTGAACAAAGTTGCGGCTGCAATCATGAAGGAACAAAACATTCCGGTTCTGGATATGAACCGGGCGATCACTCCCTTGCTTGCCCAATACCAATTGCCCGAGAATTGTCATTTTAAGGAAGAGGGCTATCAATTTATGGGCAAATTGTTGGCCGATAAGGTTTTGGCTGAACTACCATCGTCGACAGAGAATTCACAATGA
- a CDS encoding glycoside hydrolase family 3 N-terminal domain-containing protein, translated as MLPSSTRPFPELYQHFKHKEKTCQLATIYGYKRILQDLLPTEDWKKAVWKDGAANIDEHSNGVGYGFDKSALDFVRHGEVMNEVQRWFLEETRLGIPVDFTNEGIRGLAHPYATNFPSQLGLGAAFDRDLVRRVGEITGQEGRALGYTNIYSPILDVVRDPRWGRTEECYGEEPYLVGELGVQQVLGLQSQGVAATVKHYAAYSTPHGGRDGNARTDPQIPFRDMHEILMEPFRKAFMEAHAMGTMSSYNSYNGEPVTGSSYFLNDLLRGEYGFKGYVVSDSGAVTRLHRQHDVAKDFNAATAMAVNAGLNVRTSFKPMSQYVNALRVGLRRGMIEEAVVDARVRDVLRVKFALGLFDAPYVDPQAAPAIVRTQASQAVALEAARKSIVLLKNDNHTLPLDSKRLKTVLVTGPVADDYRALVNRYGPMKSDLVTPLTGLKAYLKDDAEVLYAKGADFTDARFPESDVFKLNPNAAEKKMLDEAIALAQKSDVIIAVVGDDHSTVGEARSRTTLDLPGHQELLVREMVKTGKPVIVVLMGGRAASINWIDRYVPGILAAWHGGEASGTALAEVLFGDYNPGGKLPITFPRSVGQIPMAVPYRSGAWSGQSKKVDPNGFGSTRAVDPLYSFGYGLSYTQFEYGGVKVEPAKPRIEQSITVSCRVKNVGQRAGDEVVQLYVKDVLASIVPFEQVLRGFERVSLKPGESKTVQFTINPMRDLKMMDINNKWGVEPGDFDVRIGASSTDIKQRAQFTLVN; from the coding sequence ATGTTGCCCTCTTCAACGCGGCCGTTCCCGGAATTGTATCAGCATTTCAAGCACAAGGAAAAGACCTGTCAGCTGGCGACGATTTATGGTTACAAGCGGATACTTCAGGATTTGCTGCCCACCGAAGACTGGAAGAAGGCGGTCTGGAAGGATGGTGCGGCCAATATTGACGAGCATTCTAATGGGGTCGGATATGGCTTTGATAAGAGTGCGCTGGATTTTGTTCGTCATGGTGAAGTCATGAATGAAGTGCAGCGTTGGTTTCTCGAAGAGACCCGCCTGGGGATTCCCGTCGATTTTACCAACGAAGGGATTCGCGGCTTGGCGCATCCCTATGCGACTAATTTTCCCAGCCAGTTAGGCCTCGGAGCAGCCTTTGACCGTGATCTGGTGCGTCGGGTCGGTGAGATTACGGGCCAAGAGGGGCGTGCTTTGGGCTATACCAATATCTATTCTCCCATTTTGGACGTGGTGCGCGACCCACGCTGGGGCCGCACGGAAGAATGTTACGGGGAGGAGCCTTATTTGGTCGGAGAGCTCGGGGTGCAACAAGTGCTCGGCTTGCAGTCGCAGGGAGTCGCTGCGACGGTGAAACACTACGCCGCTTACAGCACACCGCATGGGGGGCGCGATGGGAATGCCCGAACGGATCCGCAGATCCCGTTTCGTGATATGCATGAGATTTTGATGGAGCCTTTTCGCAAGGCATTCATGGAAGCGCATGCCATGGGCACGATGAGCTCGTATAATTCTTATAACGGCGAACCGGTCACGGGCAGCTCGTATTTCCTGAACGATCTACTGCGAGGGGAGTATGGTTTTAAAGGTTATGTTGTCTCGGACAGTGGTGCGGTCACGCGTTTGCATAGACAGCATGATGTCGCCAAAGATTTTAATGCGGCCACTGCCATGGCGGTTAATGCGGGGCTCAATGTTCGCACCTCATTCAAGCCGATGAGCCAATACGTCAACGCGCTGCGTGTGGGGCTGCGCAGAGGCATGATTGAGGAAGCAGTTGTCGATGCGCGGGTGCGCGATGTCTTACGTGTGAAGTTTGCCCTTGGCCTGTTTGATGCGCCCTATGTCGATCCGCAAGCGGCGCCAGCGATTGTTCGGACGCAGGCGAGTCAAGCGGTCGCTCTGGAAGCCGCTCGCAAATCGATTGTCCTGCTCAAAAATGACAACCATACATTGCCGCTGGATTCCAAGCGCTTGAAGACAGTGTTGGTGACGGGGCCTGTGGCGGATGATTACCGCGCACTGGTGAATCGATATGGCCCGATGAAGAGTGATCTGGTGACTCCTTTGACAGGCCTGAAGGCTTATCTCAAAGACGATGCTGAAGTGCTCTACGCGAAGGGGGCCGACTTCACTGATGCGCGCTTTCCGGAATCGGATGTTTTCAAATTGAATCCCAATGCTGCCGAGAAAAAGATGTTGGATGAGGCCATTGCGCTTGCGCAGAAATCGGACGTTATTATCGCAGTCGTCGGCGATGATCATTCGACCGTGGGTGAAGCTAGATCCAGGACGACGCTAGACTTGCCGGGGCATCAGGAGCTCTTGGTGCGGGAAATGGTAAAGACAGGTAAGCCCGTGATCGTGGTCTTGATGGGCGGACGAGCCGCCTCGATTAACTGGATCGATCGTTATGTGCCCGGCATTCTTGCGGCTTGGCACGGTGGCGAAGCGTCTGGCACCGCGCTCGCGGAAGTGCTTTTCGGCGACTACAATCCCGGAGGCAAATTGCCGATAACCTTTCCACGTTCGGTCGGCCAGATTCCGATGGCAGTGCCGTATCGTAGTGGTGCATGGTCGGGGCAATCGAAGAAGGTGGATCCCAATGGTTTTGGCTCCACCCGTGCCGTGGACCCGCTGTATTCGTTTGGCTATGGCTTGAGCTATACACAATTCGAATATGGCGGTGTCAAAGTCGAGCCGGCCAAGCCACGTATCGAACAGAGCATTACAGTGAGCTGTCGTGTGAAGAATGTCGGTCAGCGCGCTGGAGATGAAGTGGTGCAACTCTATGTCAAAGATGTGCTGGCATCGATCGTTCCATTTGAGCAGGTATTGCGTGGTTTCGAACGCGTCAGTCTCAAGCCAGGCGAAAGCAAGACCGTGCAGTTCACCATCAATCCTATGCGCGATCTTAAAATGATGGATATCAACAATAAATGGGGCGTCGAGCCGGGCGACTTCGATGTGCGGATCGGAGCATCCTCAACGGATATCAAGCAACGCGCGCAGTTCACTTTAGTTAATTAA
- a CDS encoding alpha-L-fucosidase — MMTKKIRTLGLLLALSSLAPLAEANKPDSIGPLLNDPAREAEFMDWGLGMFVHWSHDAQLGSVISHSMVGASDKYLDRMIDELPKSFNPQKYHPEEWMEVAKIAGAKYMVFTTKHHNGFCMWDTQTTDFNVMNTPYGKDIVKDYVDACRAAGLKVGLYFSPEDFLYLRGVGETIRRVGTSGKEKEGLTAYNIRQLDELFENYGEIDMIFFDGRDQSPLVQYIHQKYPKTIVTRGEMTTPEQHLPKTPLPGPWESCFTLGSQWQFKPTNERYKSGTQLINMLIETRAKGGNLLINMGPEPSGAIPFEQERTFRELGLWMFINDEAIHDIRPGTVIGEEGVWYTQSKDGKSVYVFLTQFTGKNAWKFGQRKNIVLKELKATADTQISVMGQNDKVVEYQPKAVPTSRFKQLPEGLEISVVRAQRIYNDKKWPNTVVVKLENVEFVK, encoded by the coding sequence ATGATGACAAAAAAAATACGCACCCTGGGTCTGTTACTCGCTCTATCAAGCCTGGCTCCTTTGGCCGAAGCCAATAAGCCGGACAGCATCGGCCCGCTTTTAAACGATCCCGCACGCGAGGCCGAATTTATGGATTGGGGGCTGGGCATGTTTGTGCACTGGTCGCACGACGCACAACTCGGCTCAGTGATCAGCCACTCCATGGTTGGGGCGTCGGACAAGTATCTGGATCGCATGATCGATGAGTTACCCAAGTCGTTTAACCCCCAAAAGTATCATCCCGAGGAATGGATGGAGGTCGCGAAGATCGCCGGTGCCAAATATATGGTTTTCACGACCAAGCACCATAATGGCTTCTGCATGTGGGACACCCAGACGACGGACTTTAACGTAATGAACACTCCCTATGGCAAAGACATCGTTAAGGACTATGTCGATGCCTGTCGGGCCGCAGGCCTCAAGGTCGGCTTGTATTTCTCGCCTGAAGATTTTCTCTATCTGCGTGGAGTGGGGGAGACCATTCGTCGCGTTGGCACGAGTGGCAAAGAGAAAGAGGGCTTGACCGCGTATAATATTCGTCAGCTCGACGAGCTATTCGAGAACTACGGCGAGATCGATATGATCTTCTTTGATGGGCGCGATCAGTCCCCGTTAGTGCAATACATCCACCAAAAATATCCTAAGACTATTGTGACACGCGGTGAGATGACGACCCCCGAGCAGCATCTGCCTAAAACACCTTTGCCCGGACCCTGGGAGTCCTGCTTCACGCTGGGCAGCCAATGGCAGTTCAAACCGACCAATGAACGCTACAAGTCCGGCACGCAGTTGATCAATATGCTGATCGAAACCCGCGCAAAAGGTGGCAATCTCTTGATCAATATGGGACCAGAACCGTCGGGCGCGATCCCCTTTGAACAGGAGCGCACCTTCCGCGAGCTGGGCTTGTGGATGTTTATCAACGATGAGGCGATCCACGACATCCGTCCCGGCACAGTAATCGGTGAAGAGGGCGTCTGGTATACACAGTCCAAAGACGGTAAATCAGTGTATGTGTTCTTAACCCAATTCACGGGCAAGAATGCATGGAAGTTTGGTCAGCGCAAAAACATCGTGCTCAAAGAGCTGAAAGCGACAGCCGACACGCAAATCTCGGTGATGGGGCAAAACGATAAGGTGGTGGAATACCAACCCAAGGCCGTGCCGACCTCGAGATTCAAGCAGTTGCCCGAAGGCCTGGAAATTTCCGTCGTGCGCGCACAGCGTATTTATAACGACAAGAAATGGCCCAACACGGTCGTGGTGAAACTCGAGAATGTTGAGTTTGTGAAATGA
- a CDS encoding PEP-CTERM sorting domain-containing protein, with translation MKKTALLTTTAALACANFAYSVSFDNDGGDNLWSTATNWNPDGVPVLATDITNYTTNDVTVNISGAVADTYWLRNNTLTVTTGGNLAITNSVRLAHGGGGSSAQTLIVEGNGVFSAGTIAFDTAGSNDTVSRITVSDTASFTVNGNINQTDAEGTLNYNQTGGTVDIGANFNVGTKGSSTNKNYEVNVSGTSILGYDTANFGTLASANADTLINLSGSNYAITADTATNLGADGQTTFEFDISGIGTWDAQALTIAGGHQFTIDLTNADQSDLGATFELIGFTTIVGFDADNFTFVGNLDAGAYAFVDGDSINIALVPEPGTYALLAGLTGLVFVMLRRR, from the coding sequence ATGAAAAAAACAGCCCTACTCACTACCACAGCCGCACTTGCTTGTGCGAATTTCGCCTACTCAGTTTCCTTTGACAACGACGGCGGAGACAACTTATGGAGCACTGCGACCAACTGGAATCCTGATGGCGTGCCAGTATTAGCCACCGATATCACAAATTATACGACAAATGATGTCACTGTGAACATTTCCGGTGCAGTCGCTGACACATATTGGCTTCGCAATAACACCTTGACGGTCACCACTGGTGGTAATTTGGCGATTACCAATTCAGTCAGACTGGCGCATGGCGGTGGCGGCTCTAGTGCACAGACTTTGATTGTCGAGGGTAATGGCGTCTTCAGTGCGGGGACTATAGCTTTTGACACTGCTGGCAGCAACGACACGGTCTCAAGAATTACGGTTTCTGACACTGCCAGTTTCACTGTCAACGGGAACATTAACCAAACCGATGCTGAAGGTACTCTAAACTATAATCAAACGGGCGGCACGGTTGATATTGGTGCTAACTTTAATGTCGGCACCAAGGGCTCGAGCACTAACAAGAATTATGAAGTCAATGTATCCGGAACGAGTATCCTTGGATATGATACGGCTAATTTCGGAACGCTCGCGTCGGCGAACGCCGATACGCTGATCAATTTGAGTGGCAGCAATTATGCCATTACAGCCGACACGGCAACGAATCTGGGAGCCGATGGCCAGACCACATTTGAGTTCGATATTTCGGGTATCGGCACATGGGATGCCCAGGCATTAACGATCGCTGGCGGGCATCAATTCACGATTGATTTGACCAATGCGGATCAAAGCGACCTTGGCGCAACATTTGAGCTTATCGGATTTACAACAATTGTTGGTTTTGATGCCGACAACTTTACCTTTGTCGGCAACCTTGATGCGGGCGCATATGCGTTTGTTGATGGTGACAGTATAAATATCGCATTAGTCCCCGAGCCCGGCACTTACGCGCTGCTGGC